DNA from Pochonia chlamydosporia 170 chromosome Unknown PCv3seq00009, whole genome shotgun sequence:
GGCATGGTGGACTAAATGCTGGTGCTTGCGTACACGGCCACAATAGCCAcaatcaacatggacatcaaaCGGTATGCCCGCTCAGGAATCGTCAAGACAAACACGTAATCAAATTGGATTTGGGCTAATGTATCGTGTATATTATTATTTTCAATTAGAAGAAACATTGTTACCTCTAACTCGAAGTCCCAGTGCTAGTGCAAGTGTGACTCTAAGTTCGCCGACAATCTTGGCGCAAGACTCAAGAGCCATTTCAGGCCAGGACCGAGCCTCGACAATGTTCAATATAAGAGAGGAGCACCACTACTATTTAATTCGCGAGACACAACAACACATTCCGGTCGAGTCGTTCcattgatgagtttggggGTACTGCTCAGACTGGTAACAACACCTGATTGGAAAGGCATCAGTGAGATGGCGGTAGAAGGCTGGGATAATCTATGGCCAACTCTTGGTGTAATGAATCCATATGAATTGCTTTACATCCACATCCCGAGATCCCAACAGGCCCAAGGCTGATGAACTAATTGGAGGGCTTCCCGACCGTTTGTAGGGTAGGTCATGGTAAGGGGGACCCACCACGTAGGACTACAATCAAGAGTTAAAGCTGTGGATCTTTCATGCCGAACCCTTCGTGATCCTTCCAGTGGTCTTCGTCGTGTACATCGATCGCTGTGGACTATCCCATTCTGTAGTTAACGTTAACTTTCATTCCGCAGTTATACAGTATACAAACCAGAGAAGACTGCCAAGACAATACTTGCGGCGGCATTAAGTAGCCACATCATGGGTGATATCGGAGAGACGCGCATATCGTGAGGCATCGTGACGACCCCGACTTGCACCGCGGTGAGCAACATGGCGACATAGAACATGGAGTTagtcaacaaggccaaaCCCTCATGAACAAAGCCGCTGCGCTGTTTTCAGCTCGGTACAAGGACCCGCACCTGGTCCGGCGGCAGATAATACATGTTGCTTCGAAGGCTCAGGTGCAGCTTTAAGTAGTGGAGTCTCGCGTCGAAGGGCGGGTAACTAAGCTCTGCAATCAATGCCGATGGTAGAATCCCCCAAAACGACCATTGCTTTTGCGCCTCTCCTCAGAGCGCCGTgcgggagaagaagatgcccGTCGCACGTCTTCCAAGTCCTTCCATTCATTTGTCGACGCATCCACGGACGGCAACCTTGACATCTCCAGACGTTACGCACGAGAAACATGGGGTCAAGAGCGGGATTCGGGCAGAAAACCCAATAAGCTCTTGAGAAACATCAGTATGGTTGTTCAGACAAGACGCAAGTCTATGCGGCTCGGGAAAGAAGATCTCCCAACCGAACACGAGCGGGTAGGGGAGCACACGCAACGGCATGAAACACTCCATGATTTCGAGCTGCCTGTCTATGGAAGCTTGTAGCTCTAGGTCAGGCTCCTTCTCAGTGCTGTTCGTGACTTGACGGCCTGTGATAGCCAAGTCACCCAGCTCTGTGAGGTACAAGCCAGGCAAGAACGATGCGAGCTGGAGGTGGTCGTGTCGCGACGCGTCGGCGATACTCGATCTCACGCTCAAGACAACTGGGTGGACTGTGGCGGACATGCTGGTCGCTCAACCCACGCGGCCAAAGCAGAGTGTACCCGCGCCACAGAACACAATGGACGACACGGCGCGACTACCGGGACTTAATGCTCAACCCAGATGGGACTCTGCGGGAGTGGCGGCGGGAAAACCCATTGGCACACGGCCAGGGTCACCATTCATATGTATTGGATGAAATAAGCTCAGGCGACTCTAAGGACGGAGTTTTGAAGATGGCTTCATACGACTGGCGACCAGCATTGCCGACCGACTCGAGCAATATCCCAGGCGCACATTGCCGGCGGCCGAACTCGAAACAGATTGCTGGATATGGTGCGGTTCTGCCACAACAGTGAGTGGAGATAGCTGCTCTCGCAAGGGTTCGCGGCGTGTCCCTGCTTGCCCCTCAAACCGAGGAGAGATGACTGGGAGACGTGAGATTCAGAGCTGAATGTCAATTTTGGCCAATGCCACTTCACGTCCACAAAACTTTCCACGCTCAGCCCTGACGCTCGGTCACGCCAGACGGCATGTTATTCCACTTTCTTCAGCTGGTTGGCCAAGAACGGAATGGCTGTCACCTTCAGACACTTGCAGTGGCGGAGGTGTCCCTTTTTCTCTGCCTTGTGCCAGTGACAGCTCTGGCTTCCTCTGGCACTTGGAGCCCAACGAGCGCCAGCTATGTCATCTTTGACATTTTCCGTGCAACAAGATGTCCTTCCAGTCGCTCTGAATGTTCGCTTTTGTCGACGCTCAATCTGTTATTCTGTTTGCACATCCGCTTCAATCTCCAGTCATACACGAAGGAGCACATCAGTTAACCGAATTGCACGGTGATGCCACTCCTCCATGTGGTACACGGCAGTTTCTCCATTGTCCTGGACCACCGACGCTGCAGAACTCGATAAGTTACTATGCCCAACCCTGAAGATTACGCCGTCGGCTGGATCTGCGCCGTAGGGACCGAGTATGTTGCTGCCCAAGAATTTCTCGACGAAGAGCACGACCAACCGGAGTTTGTGTCCACAAACGACACCAACGACTACGCTCTTGGTAGAATCGGCAAACACAACGTTGTCATCGCGGTGTTGCCAGACGGTGAATATGGAACACCTTCTGCGGCCAGTGTTGCGACGAACATGCTCCATAGCTTCCCAAATGTTAGGATAGGTGTACTGGTcggcattggcggcggcgcaCCAAGTCCGAAGCACGACATTCGTCTTGGCGACATCGTGGTTAGTGCACCACGCGACGGCCAGGGCGGGGTGTGGTGTTCCAgtacgactttggcaagacgATACAGAATCAGGCCTTCCACAACACGCGATTTTTGAACCAACCCCCGACGGCTCTGCGGACTGCGTTGACGGGAATCCAGGCTCAGTATAAGAGGAAAGGCCATCAGCTTGAAGCCGCTGTCGACACCATTCTTGAGAAGAACCCAAGACTACTACAGGAATACAAGCGACCTGCGCCTGACACTGATAGGCTGTTTAAGGCCGAAGTTGCTTGCGACTCGAGAGGGTGTGCTGCGTTCTGTGCTGCCGAACAGTCGAATATGGTATCACGCCGTAAGCGGAGGACAGACGAGGATAATCCGGCAATTCACTATGGCCTTATCGCCTCCGCCAACCAGGTGATGAAAGACGCTACAGTTCGGGATAAGCTTGCAGCTGAGAAAGATGTTCTTtgttttgaaatggaggcggcggggTTAATGAATCACTTTCCTTGTCTTGTTATTCGCGGAATATGCGACTACTCAGACTcgcacaagaacaaggagtgGCAGGGCTATGCAGCTATGGCGGCTTCTGCATATGCGAAAGATCTTCTCAGTCGAATAGCTCCAAATAGGGTTGTGGGGGTTTATGTCCCTGAAGTTCCCCAAACCTAGCACGAGTGGCTCAGCCCGCACCCCGCGATTCACAGCCTGTGTGAATTTCGGCAAGCTGCGCCTAGTCGAGCTCCGTCTTGACGAGAGCCATGACATCGCAACCCGCGGCGGGCCAAGTCACTTGAGCTCTGTTGGGTACAACCCAGGCAGTGGGGATAGGAGCTGTTCGGAGTCGTCTCGAGACGCGTCGGCGCAAAGCTCGTTCTCGAGCTGGAGGAGCCAGTCGGGGACCATAGGACTATTTACAAGGCTTGTTCGCTTCAACGGCTTAGCTTTCGAGAGCCGCAATCTGCGAATATTTGACACAGCTACCGCTTAATTGTTGAAAACCGCGTCACTCGCTTGAAACGACCAAAGGCTGTTCCACGCCGCAGTTTAGACGCGGCAGTTTCATGGCCACAACACTACGCAGCTATTCGACTGTACGCTGATACATCGCATTTGGTGGGAGAGGACGCCGGAGGCCCGGCTACAGCCAACGGCGTGGCATGGTTGGGTGAGCCGTCCGTGTGATGCTACCGCATCATGGCACAACAGAACAATATTTATTGGGTGAGAGAGGCTGAGGCAGTTTCAATTTGGGCATCTGTTGAGGCTGCCGTGGCCGCACACCTTTATTTTGGCAGTCCACTTGTGCCACAGCCGTATGGCCAAGACTTGACTGCGAATGAATAATGGCAACCACGCAACTCGGATTGATCGCGTACCCTAGAGTGGTGACAAACTAAAAACGTTCACAGCACTTGCCGTTGCACAAGCGTCAAACGTTTGCTCAAAAGACGTATGGGGGATTCGTATCTACCCTAACTTAGCGCATAAAGTATTAGAATGCCAGGCGAGTGATAGGTTGCATTGCTGTCGGATTGGCACTCCTGTTCTTGCCGTGCCGTGCAAAATGCACTTATCACTTCTGGTGCAGCATGAAGGGCTACCAATGATGTGTCCAGGTTTGCCGCGAGGAAAGCCTTGTTGCCTCGTCTCAATGACCTTGTGCGAATCTTTTGCAATTCATATATTTTCTCCAACTATTGCATATCTGACTGTGTATCCTGCGGCATGGGCATCTGTGTTCGACGCTTGCCCTTAGCCTGAGCGCCTGTTGCTTGGCATACCGGTCCATCCTATCCTGCAGACACCGGCGCAACTGTTGATGATCCCTCTATGAATGCCCAAAAGCCTTCTTTACTCTGTCAAGATAGTCTTCATTATCCTTAAGTTTTGCACTAATCGTCTCTGCGGCATCTTCTCCCCAGTACCAGAAGAATACCTCGTCAAATATGCTTATTTCGGAATGTTCCTTGTTAAAAAGAGGCTGGATATGTCGATTGAACAAATTGTACATGCCTTTTGGTATTGAGACTGCATGGAAATACCAGAATCCACCGCTCTTCCATACATGTCGCTTGATTGGCGCCTCGACGATGACACCATTGCGCCGTCTCTCTTCCGCCGCATAGATACTAAGGTACTCATCGAGAATAGTGTCATACTCAGCTATGGCATCTGCGTCATAAAAGCCGTCAACCGCCCTTGATGTAAGCCAATACGGCGGCACTTGCATTTCGATTGGTTTCGCGTGTGCCCATTCGAGATCAATTATCGTCTGGATGTTCCATTGCTCATCAACGAAGATGTTCGATTGGTGAAGATCGGTAAGGGTTAAGTAGAAAGGTCCATCACGGTATTCGGGGCTAACGAATCTATGCATAATAGCTCGCAGAGCTGTTAGGGCCGCGAGCTGGCTCTCACCATCTTGTCGGTCATGGATTGCGTTTGGCTGGTTCAGTATCTTGCTGTCTTGAAGAGAAAGGAGGTCAGATAAATAGGGCTCGACTGCTGCATAAGTCCTCTGTCGTGGGATGCCGGATGCAATGCCTTCATTCTCTAGCATCTGGAAGTGTAGATCAAGCGGTCTGTTTGATAGAGTGATACAGCCATCAGAACGCATAGTCAGTGAACCAATACGCGACAGAGGAGTCCTATTGATTGACAATGTGATGTTCGCAAGGTTACGAAATAACCTCTCTCGATACGATTTATGGTGCCGATGGGTTTCCCATGACAGCGCAAGCATTGTTCCCTTGGCCTGACTTGTGACGAGATAACCCGTCTCCAACGGATTGCGGCATCCACGCCGTAGATATCGAGATGGAACTGGGCGACCTAATAGTTTGAGGATCCATCTCCGTGCCTGCCATATTTTATTAGTAACAAATGGACTGTTACTTGGATTCGTGAACTGGATAAATTAGCCTCTATGCAAATAAGATATACATGTGACTTACTACAAATCCGTCAGAAAAGCCAAACGCATGCAAAATCGGAATTGGGATATCTGGACAGTTTGCTTCAAGCCAAATATAGGTTGCGATTTCTGTCCGTAATTTCTCGTCTGAGTTCCCTGGGGCATTCCCTTCACCAGTCTTGTATGGGAGTGGTACGCGAAGGAAGACAGTTTTCCTAGGGCGCAAAAGAACAGGTATGACTACATTGAAGCTGCCTGAtttccatgtctccatggCGCATAGATGACACCAATCAACTCCCAATTGGCAGCAAAGCATTGATTCAATCTCAGCTTTGCGTGCAGTCAGTGAACTCCAAAACCGTTGCTTTTGCTCTGGATAATGCAACTGCGTGAGGATGTTGTCATCTTCTTCTAGGGCATCGTCGAGATTGACATTCCCCCGGAGAAGCTGACGAGTCGTCGAGTTTGACATGGTGGATGTAGGCTCGATGCGTCCTTGTGGCTTTGGGCTATAGACCTCAGGGGAGAGGTTTGGTCGCGCTGCAGAGAAGAGCTTTCAGTTTCCCCGTCAGCAGTCCCGATGGTAAGTGTTCGCTAGTCTTAGTCAATGAAGGGTGTCCATGATGAGTGCCGGTATCACGATCTCAAACTGTGTTGTGTTGCACATTCATATCGTAGTTAATAGCTAGTGATCAAAGCTAGGATGTTGGGAAAGTCGACGGAGCAATGGGGCCATGGACAAGCCACACACAAGCCACACCAATTGCGCTTCAAGCCCCATCTACTACTCAAACTGGATCGATTGATGAATGTAGATTCCTTGTTCGCCAGCCTTCCAAGCGGCAGAGCAGGCAGCAACAGGTCGTGGCTCCAATCAGCATCCGCTGTGAGCTGTGTGCGGGGAAGGCCCTGGGATCCAGCATTAGGCATTTCTGCAGGTCACGCCGTGTGCTCCCAGTATAAGTACACGCGGTCAGAATTTCGAGAGAACTTGACAGAATTTCACACGCAATGTTAAAGCCATTACATTTAAAAAATCTCCGTCAGAAATATGGGCAAGGAGACTGAGCCAAAACAATTGTGGGAGATAAACGAGGTTatcatcaatggcaactACTCGTACCAAGCGTATGAGGACGGGAGGCTATACTACACCCTAGCTACGAGCAGAGCTGATTTGCCGGCCGGGTTTTGGTATGATGAATGGTATGAACTACAAGATCCCTTGCTGAGCATTGTACACAGATTGACATTCTCCTAGGATTTATGCCCTCCAGGCTCGGACCGAAGCCGAGCAATTCGTCGAGAGTTCCGGGAGATCGGCATTGGACGCTAGGCAACGAGGCGGCACTGGCAATTCTGATTACCAGTTGCCATCTCAATCGATCGCTAATAATCCAAATATGGGACAGATTAGCTCATCCgccgaaaaggcaaaggatcggaggaagaagaagcaccACGGGAAGAAATGATCATCTTGAAATTACGCACTTGCTGCCGAATACTTGGATTCGGTGCAACAAGAATTACAGACCTATAGCTTTACAGGGAGTTCATAATCCAGGCCGTGCATATTACTGGGGCCAACCCGCCATTATAATTAACGATGCTTGGTatgtcaaggctgttgcATTGTGTCATTATACACGCTGCCATCTGGCGACTAAGAATGCCGATTCGCAGTCCAGACATGCCTTGATTTGTGTTAGCCTGCAGCAATTTCTGGACTACCATCTTGCTACTCACAGTCTGCAATAAGGTTTGTATCGTGGCAGGTGTATTTCATCAATTACAGCCTCACAAAGATGGTCGATATCCCTTATGGACATGCCGAGGTATGTTTTCATAGGGCCGTAGGACAATGCCTTGATACCGCGGCAAAACCCGGCCCTGAACCACAATGCAACCTCCTTCTCGTGAGGATCTTTCGACCAGGGACTGAAACAGACTTTAGCCGATGACTCGCGGATATAAGAAAACCCGGCACGAGCAAGTTGCTGTCTCGTTTGCTCTGATTCCACTCTCATAGACCGACCGTGCTGATCCATAGCGTCCAGCAGCTTGTCTGTCCAGTCGATAAGGGCATTTTTGTATGGGACGTTGCCATCATCATATCGTGGCACCCAATCTATTTCTACCTGCTCCAAATATCCCACGTTTGGTTTTAGGTATCTGCAGGAAGGTAAGTAGCTGATAGGTAAGAGAGGGGGCAAGGACTGCGGTTTTCGAACTCGTATATCTTATGGTACATCTTTTCCCAGCAGCCGACGCTGCCAAAGAGTGCTCGGACATGTATAAGATCCCAGCCGCCTTTGAGAGTCCCCCAATCACTCTCTATATCAAGCTCTAAGGGGGGTTCCATGGTTGCAGGGATCCTATTCAAGTCAGCGACAACGCCCCCATACCATAACGTGGTTGGCCTGCTCACATTTTGGGCTGGATCATGTTGAAGTCTACCCCGAGCACGAATGCCTGTGGCATTGACCTAAATTGAACATGTCAATTACTACGCCTCACGATGTGAGTCAGGGCTCAGTTGCTGAACATTTGGAATGCGCTTTTGTTTTTGAGACAGGAGTAATTGCTGAAGAAAATGGTTGACGAACTTGGATACATCTATTGGCCAAATTCCTGTTCCCGTGCCCAGATCTAATATTTGCAAATTGGCTCGAGTATCAAGCGGCGCCGAGAACAAGACATCCTGCTGAACCGTGAGAAAAAATTTGTGAAATATATCCAGGCGTTCAAGTTCTTCCTGTGCCAATTTTTGTTAGCAATATAGTATAGTGGCCTGTACAACGGTTGGGACGTACCTCGTCAATTGGAAATATGTACTTGCTTCTCTGGAGCTCACTGTCACTTCCGTACCACCTCTCACCAAAGAGCTTATGTACAGGTTTGGTGTACGGCGCAATAACTTGATCTAGCTCATCAACACATTAGCTCCAACAATGGACATTTAGGGGCAAAGGCTGGATGTCGGGGGTTCTTCTACTTGCCGCTGTCATCATGAATGAGACCCATCTGCGCGTTTtcatgcagccaaagcctCATGTGCAATCCCTGTGCTGGCCAGCTGAAGAGAAGGAAATCTTGTTTCGGATAATGCACGGATAAGATATATGAGAACAGCTTTCAATGGAAAGATGTTCGCGAATTTGTGGAGCCATGACACGGTTTGCTCGTTTCAAGAGCATTTGTAATCAAAATGAAATCGCGTTTACAGGCTCTTATTGGCTTCTAGATACACGCCAAGCATGCAGGTTTGGCCTCGCGTTGGTCAGAAAGCTCAACGCCCCCGGATCATATGACCTCAGAGGCACAACACCTCCAGTCTCGgaacttgccaaagtcgcAGCGGAAGTTAAGATCCCTGTTCGAGTCATGATTCGCTCCCGAGGTGCACCATGGGACAGATCTTCCGATTTCATCTACACCGAGAAAGAAGTTTCCGAAATGGTCCGTTCGATCCAGGAGTTCAAGGCTACGGGCCTTATGAACCCGTTTCGCGGCGACGGCTTCGGTCTCCTGCAGCTCACGGACGCCCTAGACCCAACCACGGGGGAGCCGGAAGTCGTCAAAATTGACGAGCAATCTTGCCTTAAACTTCTCTAGGCAGCCAAGCCCTTCGGCTGTGTATTCCATCGAGCATTTGACCCCATCGCTGCTACTAAGCGTATCGGCGAAGGTGTGCAAACGCTCATCAACCTGGGGTTTGAGGGACTTCTCACGGCAGGAGGACGCGGCAATTGCAAGGACAATATTGATCGACTCGGCCACGAATGCCATAGGGAGGCTGGGCGAATTCAATTCATCGTAGGTGGCGGACTCTGATCTGCCAGCCCCATTTTCCACGTAAGAAATGGTAGTTGAAGCGTTGACCACCCAGTTTGCCATACGCCCACCATACAAGTTCCAcgcttcatcgtcatcgcAAGAACTCATACACAAAAAACCCAGCAACCCAGATAAAAATTCACATGAAGACGCGTATCAACACTCAACCATTACTAGTCTATTCCACCACACCCATAAATTACACCTCAATCTATATACAGAATCAAACCGTCCAATGACTACACCCGCACAACCTGCttcaccttcttctcccccGCGTACACAACCCGAAACCTCTCcgactcaacaacatcataATCCGCACCAACATCCGGATTCCCAAAAATCTTCAACGCCCTCACAACCAAAGAATACGTCCCCGCGGCGACAAAACCCCCCTCAGCCAACTGGCCCGTCCACTGCACAGGCCGAACCCCAACAGAGTCCACACTCCGCGGAAGATAAGTCTTTGGAAACCCAGCGACCTGTCCCACCACAGAGCCATTCGCCTTGACATCCACGCGGAGGAGCGCCGTGCCCATCGAAGGCCGCACGTTAAACACGGGATTACTCGTATTTTGCGCACCAGCCGTTCCATTCGGGCTAGGCAGCACGAAGAGATCGTTTGGCTTGACGCGCTTCTTGGTAGCACTGGAGGTGAGGTAGttggccatcttgtccaggATGGTCACGTTGCGCATGGAGGTCGCGGCGCCGAGGTACGGAATGGAGAGTGAATCAGTCGTGCCGTTGAAAGTAATAAATCCGCTGTAGATGGGGATTCTGGCGGCTTCTAGACCTAGAGGTGGCGAGGCGGTGATTTTAACAACGGTGGATTTGCCGGGGCTGAGGCGGATGATGCGTTTGCTGAACTGGATGGAGGCgtatttggtgtttctgtcCATAAAGGAGCCGGTGTTGATGGTCTGTGGGACGGTCTGGTTATTAGAGAGGGTGTATACTGTTGCTGCGCCGGTGTGGCCTAGCGTGTATAGTTTGGTGACGTT
Protein-coding regions in this window:
- a CDS encoding aminoglycoside phosphotransferase (similar to Metarhizium robertsii ARSEF 23 XP_007821104.1); amino-acid sequence: MSNSTTRQLLRGNVNLDDALEEDDNILTQLHYPEQKQRFWSSLTARKAEIESMLCCQLGVDWCHLCAMETWKSGSFNVVIPVLLRPRKTVFLRVPLPYKTGEGNAPGNSDEKLRTEIATYIWLEANCPDIPIPILHAFGFSDGFVARRWILKLLGRPVPSRYLRRGCRNPLETGYLVTSQAKGTMLALSWETHRHHKSYRERLFRNLANITLSINRTPLSRIGSLTMRSDGCITLSNRPLDLHFQMLENEGIASGIPRQRTYAAVEPYLSDLLSLQDSKILNQPNAIHDRQDGESQLAALTALRAIMHRFVSPEYRDGPFYLTLTDLHQSNIFVDEQWNIQTIIDLEWAHAKPIEMQVPPYWLTSRAVDGFYDADAIAEYDTILDEYLSIYAAEERRRNGVIVEAPIKRHVWKSGGFWYFHAVSIPKGMYNLFNRHIQPLFNKEHSEISIFDEVFFWYWGEDAAETISAKLKDNEDYLDRVKKAFGHS
- a CDS encoding methyltransferase LaeA (similar to Metarhizium acridum CQMa 102 XP_007809619.1), whose protein sequence is MTAANQVIAPYTKPVHKLFGERWYGSDSELQRSKYIFPIDEEELERLDIFHKFFLTVQQDVLFSAPLDTRANLQILDLGTGTGIWPIDVSKSMPQAFVLGVDFNMIQPKMIPATMEPPLELDIESDWGTLKGGWDLIHVRALFGSVGCWEKMYHKIYEYLKPNVGYLEQVEIDWVPRYDDGNVPYKNALIDWTDKLLDAMDQHGRSMRVESEQTRQQLARAGFSYIRESSAKVCFSPWSKDPHEKEVALWFRAGFCRGIKALSYGPMKTYLGMSIRDIDHLCEA
- a CDS encoding G-protein beta WD-40 repeats containing protein (similar to Talaromyces stipitatus ATCC 10500 XP_002477873.1) encodes the protein MPNPEDYAVGWICAVGTEYVAAQEFLDEEHDQPEFVSTNDTNDYALGRIGKHNVVIAVLPDGEYGTPSAASVATNMLHSFPNVRIGVLVGIGGGAPSPKHDIRLGDIVNQAFHNTRFLNQPPTALRTALTGIQAQYKRKGHQLEAAVDTILEKNPRLLQEYKRPAPDTDRLFKAEVACDSRGCAAFCAAEQSNMVSRRKRRTDEDNPAIHYGLIASANQVMKDATVRDKLAAEKDVLCFEMEAAGLMNHFPCLVIRGICDYSDSHKNKEWQGYAAMAASAYAKDLLSRIAPNRVVGVYVPEVPQT